ATAATTATGACTTTAAAGTGTAAACTCCAAGGAAACGGCAATGGATGTTGCTTTCGCATAATATAATGTTAACACTGTGcaggatatttttttttaaggctaatTGAAATGCTGTGATCTTTCAACAGGTCCCTTGCCACCTCCAACAGAATGCAACAAGTCAGTATTCTTCTGGCAGGAACTCTTGACAAGGTAAACAAAAACTCTTTTGTAAAAAGCAGATTCTTACTGTGCGTGTCAAGTTCATTCCTGCTGTGCAAACTGGATTAGACGCAGTGCCTCAGGCCATAGAGTCATGTGTGTAATAAACACCTGCCTGATGTTTTTTTGCAGCTGAGCCATGACTTTCCAGAGACACCAGTGAGTGTGAGGCACGGCAAGGTGCGCCCTGCAATGGAGAAGCCCCACTCCCCCCGGTCCTTTTGCATCCAGCAGCCGAGGAAGTTTTGAACAACATTTGTTTAAGACTGGCCCCAGAGGGGAACCATGTCCAGTCAACTGTGAAAGACAAACATGAAGGGTTAGACAATTGAGAGGGCTGACAGGTTATCTGTAAAGTGTCAGTGTTAATGGAGTGCAAGATTACGTCGAGCTCTTCGTTTACTTTCTAGGCTGTGCGAGAATGTGTATAAACCAGCATTTAATGTGCCTTTGCTAGTGTTAAGAGAGATGCTTTTGTATTTCCTTGTTGATGGTGTTCGGTATGTTTAATGTGAGggtttttcaaactttttttcttttttcaattaaatcttAACCTTGTATTGCTTGGCACTTATTAGATTtggaagataaaataaaatcgCATGGCATTCCTAGTTTGCAGATCTCATTTTTCCTTAATGTGTATTTGTAGTACTTAGCAatgaccactagatggcagcaaatagtttataaatgtttataaCGTGGGGACCTTTGTGTACTTTACCAAACTAagtttattaaacatttacaacTTTCTCTGGTTTTCAAGTGTTTATTTACTATTATACATACACCTGTGCATTTCAACAACTAGTTTAACAAGATGCTgcagttaataaaaaaacaaaacgtccATCTTGGTCAAAAGAGATCTTTTTGTATCACGCTTTCAATGTTGAGTTACTCACAGTTAAGGATgtgaatggaaaacattttaggaaattCCCATAAGGGCTAGCTAGGTCTTGTCTGTCAACAAGAACTGCAGAACCTTCACAGCCTCGCTTGAGGGCAAATTACTACAAAAAAATGTCCTCGTGATGGCAGCAGTTAAAGGACGGTAcggttttattaaatgaaaatgtttaaaaccaaaTCCATATTGTACTTAAACACTCATTCCAAAACAAGTGACAACACTTATGTTTCATTAAGGTTCTGGTGGTGCGGACGGGCAAGTGATTTCCTGGGTTTTTAATCATTTTCCTGGATAATGTATTAATGCAGGCCTGGGGTGTGGTGCAAATTATTTGGAAGACTGAAGAGATGAATGGCTAACTGGATAATGCATTCCTCAGCCCGCTTACATTTCAGgtctcagttttttttgtctttcatgtcTTGTTTGTGTTAAAAGATAAACCCTGAAGACATGCTGAAAGACGTTAAACAACACGATAAACAACTAAGCACTGTaaagaagtttttttttaaggtcGTCAACCACAGAACTTTAAAGACATGGttaacattttatgtttttttttaacattttgagatAATCTCATGTTATCAAGTAAGACAGGATAATAGCACATGCAGAATACATACAGTAAAGACTCAATTTAAGTCATAGTTGCATTCAGCTATGCTGCATTCAGCTATGTTATCACAAatgaatataaagtaaaaacaccacaaaagttatatgcatacagtacatttattcCAATAACCTCATCTGTATGCTTTTTTAGTTCTGCTAAAATTGTCCCAGTAATACATGAAAATGTGGCAGAGATTCAGCACGCACAATACCAAGAGCCTGAGCATAATTCCGCTAACTTAAAATACAGTGTCAAAGAATTATAGCCAGACTGCTTggtttaacattttctttacacagctgaaaataaaaaaataaaccaatatgAACCTTCTAATTTTATTCGAACAGGGAGCTACTTGACCATTGGGCACTGCATGTGGCTTTGTGTCTAAGCtactttcaataaaataaaaatctctgCTAGATtgtaaa
This genomic stretch from Eleginops maclovinus isolate JMC-PN-2008 ecotype Puerto Natales chromosome 7, JC_Emac_rtc_rv5, whole genome shotgun sequence harbors:
- the dap1b gene encoding death-associated protein-like 1 homolog; the protein is MVQQLSKSGTREAPLLKGGHPPAVKAGGKRVAKKGLDDSATHGTPEKESKRSDKPRSLATSNRMQQVSILLAGTLDKLSHDFPETPVSVRHGKVRPAMEKPHSPRSFCIQQPRKF